A window of Bacteroidota bacterium contains these coding sequences:
- a CDS encoding 50S ribosome-binding GTPase, which produces MQKEKATINELIAPAVKSDLLRFTTAGSVDDGKSTLIGRLLFDSKKIYEDQLEAIIHASNQRGNEYLDLSLLTDGLRAEREQGITIDVAYRYFATAKRKFIIADCPGHTQYTRNMITGASTANLIIILVDARNGITEQTRRHAFIASLLQIKHAIVSVNKMDAVEYDEMVFNSIREEFLEFSSRLSIPDIQFIPISALHGDNVVNQSSQMLWYKGAALLYTLEHVNVASDFNRIDCRFPVQLAIRPQSKQFPDYRAYAGRVEGGVFKPGDEVMALPSGFTSRIKSIHSAQATIHEAFAPMCVEICLEDNLDISRGDMLVKPNNQATVTQDLEVMICWMHQKALNPQTKYTIRHTTNEARCMIKEVRYKININTLHRIENDVEIKLNDIGRVSLRCTKPLMVDAFAKNKYTGSILIIDEFTNETLAAGMIL; this is translated from the coding sequence ATGCAAAAAGAGAAAGCAACCATAAATGAATTAATTGCACCTGCGGTAAAAAGCGATTTGCTTAGGTTTACCACCGCAGGGAGTGTCGACGATGGCAAGAGTACGCTCATCGGTAGATTGCTTTTTGATTCAAAAAAAATCTATGAAGATCAACTGGAGGCTATAATTCACGCCAGCAATCAACGCGGCAATGAATATTTGGATTTATCCTTGCTCACCGACGGACTTCGTGCCGAAAGAGAACAAGGAATTACGATTGATGTTGCCTACCGCTATTTTGCAACTGCAAAACGAAAATTTATTATTGCGGATTGTCCTGGACACACGCAATACACGCGCAACATGATTACCGGAGCTTCCACTGCTAACCTCATTATTATTTTAGTGGATGCACGAAATGGAATTACGGAACAAACACGCCGACATGCCTTTATCGCCTCTTTATTGCAAATAAAACATGCCATCGTATCTGTGAATAAAATGGATGCTGTGGAGTATGATGAAATGGTTTTTAATTCGATTCGCGAAGAATTTCTTGAGTTTTCCTCACGCTTATCAATTCCCGATATTCAATTTATTCCCATCAGCGCTTTACACGGCGATAATGTGGTGAATCAATCTTCGCAAATGCTCTGGTACAAAGGTGCAGCTTTGTTGTACACATTAGAACACGTGAATGTTGCTTCCGATTTTAACCGTATCGATTGTCGTTTTCCGGTGCAATTGGCTATTCGTCCTCAAAGCAAACAATTTCCCGATTACCGCGCTTATGCAGGAAGGGTAGAAGGGGGAGTATTTAAGCCGGGTGATGAAGTAATGGCATTACCTTCCGGTTTTACCTCGCGCATCAAATCAATTCATAGTGCACAAGCTACAATTCACGAAGCATTCGCACCCATGTGTGTGGAAATTTGTTTGGAAGATAATTTGGATATCAGCCGAGGAGATATGCTGGTTAAGCCCAATAATCAGGCAACTGTAACACAAGACTTGGAAGTGATGATTTGTTGGATGCATCAAAAGGCATTGAACCCTCAAACCAAATACACAATCCGGCATACCACAAACGAAGCACGCTGTATGATTAAGGAGGTACGCTATAAAATTAACATCAACACCCTGCACCGAATCGAAAATGATGTAGAAATAAAATTAAATGATATTGGAAGAGTTTCGTTGCGCTGCACCAAGCCATTGATGGTAGACGCATTTGCCAAAAATAAATATACAGGAAGCATTCTCATAATCGATGAATTCACTAACGAAACCTTAGCCGCCGGTATGATTCTTTAA
- a CDS encoding sulfotransferase, whose translation MKFKTQDYFAFTSHAAFGSSLSAWLKILYKNKFAIHLYFIPKAIFISVAIFLGIPFRWFERMKYRKKIAAQKIKQPVFIIGHPRSGTTFLHYLMSKDAQFAFCTTTQAILPHVFLSGSGVLSPFISKALPPLRPMDNLRMGSEQPKEEEFAMVSFGPESMISGFYFPKNYTQIFKQDVLFEGNLSGEKNWKNNFDYYLRKLSYANSGKRLLLKSPANTGRIKQILELYPDAKFIHIHRNPYEVYSSTIHLFAKMLPILSFQKIKKEQIETAVFECYTALYEKYWDEKKLIPDTNLVEIDYAHFINDPLSNLEKIYGFLNLKGFKEASPEIQKELLSYKNYETNKFELNPNARAKIAEKWKVAFEKFGYQI comes from the coding sequence TTGAAATTTAAAACTCAGGATTATTTTGCATTTACTTCGCATGCTGCATTTGGCTCCAGTTTAAGCGCATGGCTTAAAATACTCTACAAAAACAAGTTCGCTATCCACCTCTACTTTATTCCAAAGGCAATATTCATAAGCGTTGCCATCTTTTTGGGAATCCCCTTTAGATGGTTTGAACGCATGAAATACAGGAAGAAAATCGCAGCTCAAAAAATAAAACAACCTGTTTTTATTATTGGACATCCGCGCAGTGGCACTACTTTTTTGCATTATTTGATGAGTAAGGACGCTCAGTTTGCGTTTTGTACCACGACTCAGGCAATTCTACCACATGTGTTTTTAAGCGGTTCAGGTGTACTTAGTCCATTTATTTCAAAAGCACTTCCTCCATTGCGCCCCATGGATAATTTACGCATGGGTAGTGAACAGCCTAAGGAAGAAGAATTCGCAATGGTATCCTTTGGACCGGAAAGTATGATTAGTGGATTTTATTTTCCAAAAAATTACACACAAATTTTTAAGCAAGATGTTTTATTTGAAGGAAATTTAAGTGGAGAAAAAAACTGGAAAAATAACTTTGATTATTATTTACGAAAGTTAAGTTATGCAAATAGTGGGAAACGCTTATTGCTTAAAAGTCCAGCAAATACAGGCAGAATAAAACAAATTTTGGAACTTTATCCGGATGCTAAATTTATTCACATACATCGAAATCCATACGAAGTATATTCCAGTACAATTCATTTATTTGCAAAAATGCTTCCTATTTTGTCATTTCAAAAAATAAAAAAAGAACAAATTGAAACTGCTGTTTTTGAATGTTACACGGCGCTTTACGAAAAATACTGGGATGAGAAAAAGCTCATTCCGGATACTAATTTGGTAGAAATTGATTATGCCCATTTTATTAATGACCCACTTTCCAATTTAGAGAAAATTTATGGATTTCTTAATTTAAAAGGGTTTAAGGAGGCTTCTCCTGAAATTCAGAAAGAGTTGTTGAGTTATAAAAACTATGAAACAAATAAGTTTGAACTCAATCCAAATGCCAGAGCAAAGATTGCTGAAAAATGGAAAGTTGCTTTTGAAAAATTTGGTTATCAGATTTGA
- the gldG gene encoding gliding motility-associated ABC transporter substrate-binding protein GldG has protein sequence MAIKQGSSAKRFSLIQLGITLAIIVLINIAGSFVFHRFDLTSEKRYSLAPATKELLTNLDDIVLVKVYLEGEFPAGFKRLRNETKEMLDEFRAYAGDNVQYEFINPSENPDEKKRNEVYQHLFKQGLQPTNLTVKEESGKSQQIIFPGAIFSYKGKEISVQLLKSRLGVSSEEMLNSSIQQLEYEFSNCIRKLSKPVKLNVAFIKGHGELDQKHTSDIARSLDEYYSLREITLGENIHALEKFDAAIIAKPDSAFSEKDKFILDQFVMRGGKLMWFIDPVFADMDSLQNKLGMTFGIANPINLDDMLFKYGVRLNDNLVQDLQAAPIPIVTGYSGNQPQQSLFPWYYMPLIVPENVHPIVNNLNAIKFEFASTIDTIGNAGIKKTILLRTSKYTKLLNAPVRISLGIVQQEPQQEQFNKHFEAVAVLLEGKFESVFKNRIAPAIAKSNEIKFKAESSPTKMIVVSDGDVIKNGVAKSSGKVYPLGFDRYTNQLYGNTNFILNSMNYLTDNSGLISIRSRELTLRLLDKEILKNQKTRWQIINTVVPILLLLIFGLIQYILRKRKYTK, from the coding sequence ATGGCAATAAAGCAAGGCAGTAGTGCGAAACGTTTTAGTTTAATTCAGCTGGGAATAACCTTGGCAATAATTGTGTTAATCAATATTGCCGGTAGTTTTGTATTTCATCGCTTTGATTTAACTTCCGAAAAAAGATACTCCCTCGCTCCTGCTACCAAAGAGCTCTTGACGAATTTAGATGACATTGTTTTGGTAAAAGTTTATCTGGAAGGTGAATTTCCTGCCGGATTCAAACGCTTGCGCAATGAAACCAAAGAAATGCTGGATGAGTTTCGCGCCTATGCCGGAGACAATGTGCAATATGAATTTATCAATCCATCGGAAAATCCGGACGAAAAAAAACGGAATGAAGTGTATCAGCATTTGTTTAAACAAGGGCTGCAACCTACCAACCTTACGGTAAAGGAAGAATCAGGCAAATCACAACAAATTATTTTTCCGGGAGCAATTTTCTCGTACAAAGGCAAAGAAATTTCTGTCCAACTCCTTAAAAGCCGCTTGGGTGTTAGCTCTGAAGAAATGCTTAACAGCAGTATACAACAGTTGGAATATGAATTTAGCAATTGCATTCGCAAACTTTCTAAACCGGTAAAGCTAAATGTGGCGTTTATAAAGGGGCATGGCGAATTGGATCAAAAACACACTTCGGATATTGCGCGCTCCTTGGATGAATATTATTCTTTGCGTGAAATTACACTAGGTGAAAATATTCATGCACTCGAAAAATTTGATGCGGCCATAATTGCAAAACCCGATTCCGCTTTTAGTGAAAAGGATAAATTTATATTAGACCAATTTGTTATGCGGGGCGGTAAACTGATGTGGTTTATTGACCCGGTATTTGCGGATATGGACAGTTTGCAAAATAAGTTGGGCATGACTTTCGGAATTGCCAATCCGATTAATTTGGATGATATGTTGTTTAAATATGGTGTACGTTTAAATGATAATTTGGTGCAAGATTTACAAGCCGCTCCCATACCCATTGTAACCGGATACAGTGGTAATCAGCCACAGCAAAGCCTTTTCCCTTGGTATTATATGCCTTTAATTGTGCCTGAAAATGTGCACCCCATTGTAAATAATTTGAATGCCATAAAATTTGAATTTGCCAGTACCATTGATACAATTGGAAATGCAGGAATTAAAAAAACAATTTTATTGCGTACCTCCAAATACACAAAACTCTTGAATGCACCGGTGCGCATTAGTTTAGGAATTGTGCAGCAAGAACCGCAACAGGAGCAGTTTAATAAACATTTTGAAGCCGTAGCCGTTTTATTGGAAGGTAAATTTGAATCGGTATTTAAAAACCGAATTGCCCCTGCAATTGCCAAGAGCAATGAAATTAAATTTAAAGCCGAAAGCAGTCCTACTAAAATGATTGTGGTGAGTGATGGAGATGTTATAAAAAATGGGGTGGCAAAAAGCAGTGGAAAGGTTTACCCGCTTGGATTTGATCGCTATACTAATCAGCTTTATGGAAATACAAATTTCATTCTTAATTCCATGAATTACCTAACTGATAACAGTGGTTTGATTTCGATTCGATCACGTGAATTAACATTGCGCTTGTTAGACAAGGAGATTCTTAAAAATCAAAAAACGCGCTGGCAGATTATCAATACGGTTGTTCCAATACTGCTGCTATTGATTTTTGGGTTAATTCAATACATCCTGCGTAAGCGGAAGTACACAAAATAA